A single Nicotiana tabacum cultivar K326 chromosome 5, ASM71507v2, whole genome shotgun sequence DNA region contains:
- the LOC107826794 gene encoding endochitinase B precursor gives MRLREFTALSSLLFSLLLLSASAEQCGSQAGGARCASGLCCSKFGWCGNTNDYCGPGNCQSQCPGGPTPPGGGDLGSIISSSMFDQMLKHRNDNACQGKGFYSYNAFINAARSFPGFGTSGDTTARKREIAAFFAQTSHETTGGWATAPDGPYAWGYCWLREQGSPGDYCTPSGQWPCAPGRKYFGRGPIQISHNYNYGPCGRAIGVDLLNNPDLVATDPVISFKSALWFWMTPQSPKPSCHDVIIGRWQPSSADRAANRLPGFGVITNIINGGLECGRGTDSRVQDRIGFYRRYCSILGVSPGDNLDCGNQRSFGNGLLVDTM, from the exons ATGAGGCTTAGAGAATTCACAGCTCTTTCTTCTCTACTCTTTTCTCTCCTACTCCTCTCTGCCTCGGCAGAACAATGTGGTTCGCAGGCGGGAGGTGCGCGTTGTGCCTCGGGTCTCTGCTGCAGCAAATTTGGTTGGTGTGGTAACACCAATGACTATTGTGGCCCTGGCAATTGCCAGAGCCAGTGCCCTGGTGGTCCCACACCACCCGGTGGTGGGGATCTCGGCAGTATCATCTCAAGTTCCATGTTTGATCAGATGCTTAAGCATCGCAACGATAATGCATGCCAAGGAAAGGGATTCTACAGTTACAATGCCTTTATCAATGCTGCTAGGTCTTTTCCTGGCTTTGGTACTAGTGGTGATACCACTGCCCGTAAAAGAGAAATCGCGGCTTTCTTCGCCCAAACCTCCCATGAAACTACAG GAGGATGGGCAACAGCACCAGATGGTCCATACGCGTGGGGTTACTGCTGGCTTAGAGAACAAGGTAGCCCCGGCGACTACTGTACACCAAGTGGTCAGTGGCCTTGTGCTCCTGGTCGGAAATATTTCGGACGAGGCCCCATCCAAATTTCACA CAACTACAACTACGGACCTTGTGGAAGAGCCATAGGAGTGGACCTCCTAAACAATCCTGATTTAGTGGCCACAGATCCAGTAATCTCATTCAAGTCAGCTCTCTGGTTTTGGATGACTCCTCAATCACCAAAACCTTCTTGCCACGATGTCATCATTGGAAGATGGCAACCATCGTCTGCTGACCGCGCAGCCAATCGTCTCCCTGGATTTGGTGTCATCACGAACATCATCAATGGTGGCTTGGAATGTGGTCGTGGCACTGACTCAAGGGTCCAGGATCGCATTGGGTTTTACAGGAGGTATTGCAGTATTCTTGGTGTTAGTCCTGGTGACAATCTTGATTGCGGAAACCAGAGGTCTTTTGGAAACGGACTTTTAGTCGATACTATGTAA